In a genomic window of Arthrobacter woluwensis:
- the coaE gene encoding dephospho-CoA kinase, translating to MLRIGLTGGIASGKSVVTARLAELGAVVVDADALAREVVEPGTPGLAAIREAFGDGVIRPDGSLDRPALGAIVFADEGRRRTLNGIVHPLVRSAAAAIVAAAPADAVVVQDIPLLVETGQQGDFDLVVVVDAPDDVRVARMVGLRGMSEEDARARIAAQATREVRNAAAGVILENTGSLAELLEQVDALWENVARKVS from the coding sequence GTGCTGAGAATCGGGTTGACCGGCGGGATCGCCTCAGGGAAATCGGTCGTGACGGCGCGGCTCGCCGAGCTGGGAGCCGTGGTGGTCGACGCCGACGCGCTGGCCCGCGAGGTCGTGGAGCCGGGCACTCCGGGACTGGCTGCGATCCGCGAGGCCTTCGGCGACGGTGTGATCCGTCCGGACGGCTCCCTCGACCGGCCGGCCCTCGGCGCGATCGTCTTCGCCGATGAGGGCAGACGCCGGACGCTGAACGGCATCGTCCACCCCCTCGTCCGGAGTGCCGCGGCGGCGATCGTGGCGGCGGCGCCGGCCGACGCCGTCGTCGTGCAGGACATCCCTCTCCTGGTGGAGACCGGGCAGCAGGGGGATTTCGACCTGGTCGTGGTGGTTGACGCCCCCGATGATGTCCGGGTGGCCCGCATGGTGGGGCTCCGGGGCATGTCCGAGGAGGACGCCCGGGCCCGCATCGCCGCGCAGGCAACGCGGGAGGTGCGCAACGCCGCCGCCGGCGTCATCCTGGAGAATACGGGAAGTCTGGCGGAGCTGCTCGAACAGGTCGATGCGCTCTGGGAGAACGTGGCCCGCAAAGTGTCATAG
- a CDS encoding S8 family peptidase yields the protein MRLHIFRWPLRPVACAVASLGLVLLGSGVSAQATGTDTSTPVPVNPPDGTVMSYVVNAGQANPGQTRKVEQAVTAAGGVVVQSWPEIGVVIAQSDRSAFRDRVKAAGKNAVQSVGATRTAEVTDKVTGPQVPWGPGSSGWNKGKNKPVNGDEPTTLVPAGPADAMESQQWDMTQIKADQANKVTDGSRNVLVGVLDSGIDPTHPDLAANISVPDSVNCTAGGRPDQTPGGWYPTTSDHGTHVAGTIAAARNGEGIVGVAPNVRLAAVKVVSDAGFIYPEYAICGFMWAAQRGMDVTNNSYYIDPFEFWCDDQPDQAAVRESVARAVNWSVKRGVVSSAAAGNSSVDFTLNTEDDGSPNDAPAPTKRTINQGCKDIPSQLPGVVTVSSIMKTGQLSYFSNRGLGEIDVAAPGSSILSTIPKGKYGLKSGTSMASPHVAGVLALMKSAHPELTPAQMVAKLRADATPTPCSAPQANIGPACVGTTALNSFYGYGIVNALKAVQ from the coding sequence ATGAGGTTGCACATTTTCCGCTGGCCGTTGCGCCCGGTCGCCTGCGCCGTCGCGTCGCTCGGCCTGGTCCTGCTCGGCTCCGGGGTCTCCGCCCAGGCCACCGGCACCGACACGTCCACGCCCGTTCCGGTGAACCCACCGGACGGCACCGTCATGAGCTACGTGGTCAACGCCGGGCAGGCAAACCCCGGCCAGACCCGCAAGGTCGAGCAGGCCGTCACCGCCGCGGGCGGCGTCGTCGTCCAGAGCTGGCCGGAGATCGGCGTCGTCATCGCCCAGTCCGACCGTTCCGCCTTCCGCGACCGCGTCAAGGCCGCCGGCAAGAACGCCGTCCAGTCCGTCGGAGCGACCCGGACGGCCGAGGTGACCGACAAGGTCACCGGCCCCCAGGTCCCGTGGGGCCCGGGATCGTCCGGTTGGAACAAGGGGAAGAACAAGCCCGTCAACGGTGACGAGCCCACCACCCTGGTCCCCGCGGGCCCGGCGGATGCCATGGAATCCCAGCAGTGGGACATGACCCAGATCAAGGCCGATCAGGCGAACAAGGTCACCGACGGCAGCCGCAACGTGCTGGTGGGTGTCCTGGACTCCGGCATCGATCCCACGCATCCGGACCTCGCCGCCAACATCTCCGTCCCGGACTCGGTCAACTGCACCGCCGGTGGACGCCCCGACCAGACGCCCGGCGGCTGGTACCCGACCACCTCCGACCACGGCACGCATGTGGCCGGCACGATCGCGGCCGCCCGCAACGGTGAGGGCATCGTCGGTGTCGCGCCGAACGTCCGTCTTGCCGCCGTCAAGGTCGTCAGCGACGCCGGGTTCATCTACCCGGAATACGCCATCTGCGGGTTCATGTGGGCCGCACAGCGCGGCATGGACGTCACCAACAACAGCTACTACATCGACCCGTTCGAGTTCTGGTGTGACGACCAGCCCGATCAGGCCGCCGTCCGCGAGTCCGTGGCCCGCGCCGTGAACTGGTCTGTCAAGCGCGGCGTGGTGAGCTCGGCGGCCGCCGGCAACTCGAGCGTCGACTTCACCCTCAACACTGAGGACGATGGCAGCCCCAATGACGCTCCGGCGCCGACCAAGCGGACCATCAACCAGGGCTGCAAGGACATCCCGTCCCAGCTGCCCGGGGTCGTGACGGTGTCCTCGATCATGAAGACCGGACAGCTCTCGTACTTCTCCAACCGCGGACTCGGCGAGATCGACGTCGCCGCACCGGGTTCGAGCATCCTGTCCACGATCCCGAAGGGCAAGTACGGCCTGAAGAGCGGTACTTCGATGGCGTCTCCGCACGTCGCCGGTGTGCTGGCGCTCATGAAGTCCGCGCATCCTGAACTGACCCCGGCCCAGATGGTCGCGAAGCTCCGCGCCGATGCCACCCCGACGCCGTGCTCGGCGCCGCAGGCCAACATCGGTCCGGCCTGCGTGGGCACCACGGCGCTGAACAGCTTCTACGGCTACGGCATCGTGAACGCCCTGAAGGCGGTGCAGTGA
- the uvrB gene encoding excinuclease ABC subunit UvrB produces MSLAQEINRVVAPFEVVSEYQPAGDQPTAIAELTERITNGEKDIVLLGATGTGKSATTAWLIEQVQRPTLVLVQNKTLAAQLANEFRELLPNNAVEYFVSYYDYYQPEAYVPQTDTFIEKDSSINEEVERLRHSATNALLTRRDVVVVATVSCIYGLGTPEEYIAGMVTLRKGMQINRDDLLRRFVAMQYARNDIDFHRGTFRVRGDTVEIIPMYEELALRIEFFGDEVENIYTLHPVTGEIVREEDEMYVFPASHYVAGPERMSRAIKTIEDELASRLSTFEAQNKLVEAQRLRMRTTYDLEMMQQMGFCNGIENYSRHIDGREAGSAPHCLLDYFPDDFLLVIDESHVTVPQIGAMYEGDASRKRTLVEHGFRLPSAMDNRPLKWDEFLERVGQTVYLSATPGKYELGKSDGVVQQIIRPTGLVDPEIVVKPTKGQIDDLLGEIRTRVDKDERVLVTTLTKRMAEDLTEYLLSHGVKVQYLHSDVDTLRRVELLRELRLGVFDVLVGINLLREGLDLPEVSLVAILDADKEGFLRSSTSLIQTIGRAARNVSGQVHMYADRITDSMALAIEETNRRREIQVAYNKEHGVDPQPLRKKIADITDQLAREDADTQELLSGAKRNGKGSTAAVEKASATVRRDGLAAAPATELVGLIEQMTEQMHAAAAELQFELAARLRDEVGDLKKELRQMQAAGHA; encoded by the coding sequence ATGAGCCTCGCCCAGGAGATCAACCGTGTCGTGGCGCCTTTCGAGGTCGTCAGTGAATACCAGCCCGCCGGGGATCAGCCCACCGCCATCGCGGAGCTGACGGAACGCATCACCAATGGTGAGAAGGACATCGTGCTGCTCGGCGCCACCGGCACCGGCAAGAGCGCGACCACCGCCTGGCTGATCGAACAGGTCCAGCGGCCCACGCTCGTCCTGGTGCAGAACAAGACGCTGGCCGCGCAGCTCGCCAATGAGTTCCGTGAGCTGCTGCCCAACAACGCCGTCGAGTACTTCGTTTCGTACTACGACTATTACCAGCCGGAAGCCTACGTCCCGCAGACGGACACCTTCATCGAGAAAGACTCGTCCATCAACGAGGAGGTGGAACGGCTCCGCCACTCCGCCACGAATGCGCTGCTGACGCGCCGCGACGTGGTCGTGGTGGCGACGGTCTCCTGCATCTACGGTCTGGGCACGCCGGAGGAGTATATCGCCGGCATGGTCACCCTGCGCAAGGGCATGCAGATCAACCGGGATGACCTGCTCCGACGGTTCGTCGCCATGCAGTACGCCCGCAACGACATCGACTTCCACCGCGGCACCTTCCGGGTGCGGGGCGACACCGTCGAGATCATCCCCATGTACGAGGAGCTCGCCCTCCGGATCGAGTTCTTCGGGGACGAGGTGGAGAACATCTACACCCTGCATCCCGTGACCGGCGAGATTGTCCGCGAAGAGGACGAGATGTACGTCTTCCCGGCGTCGCACTATGTAGCCGGTCCGGAGCGGATGTCCCGTGCCATCAAGACCATCGAGGACGAGCTCGCCTCGCGGCTGTCCACCTTCGAAGCGCAGAACAAGCTGGTGGAGGCGCAGCGTCTGCGCATGCGCACCACGTACGACCTCGAGATGATGCAGCAGATGGGCTTCTGCAACGGCATCGAGAACTACTCCCGTCACATCGACGGCCGTGAGGCGGGGTCAGCTCCACACTGCCTGCTGGACTACTTCCCGGATGACTTCCTGCTCGTGATCGACGAATCGCATGTCACGGTGCCGCAGATCGGCGCCATGTACGAGGGCGATGCGAGCCGGAAGCGGACCCTGGTGGAGCATGGTTTCCGTCTGCCGTCCGCCATGGACAACCGGCCGCTGAAATGGGACGAGTTCCTGGAGCGCGTCGGGCAGACCGTCTACCTCTCCGCCACCCCCGGCAAGTACGAACTGGGCAAGTCCGACGGCGTGGTGCAGCAGATCATCCGGCCGACCGGTCTGGTGGACCCCGAGATCGTGGTGAAGCCCACCAAGGGCCAGATCGACGATCTCCTGGGGGAGATCCGCACCCGCGTGGACAAGGACGAACGTGTCCTGGTGACCACGCTGACGAAACGCATGGCCGAGGATCTCACCGAATACCTGCTCAGCCACGGTGTAAAGGTCCAGTACCTCCACTCGGATGTGGACACGCTGCGCCGTGTGGAGCTGCTGCGGGAGCTGCGTCTGGGCGTCTTCGACGTGCTCGTCGGCATCAACCTGCTCCGTGAAGGCCTTGACCTTCCCGAAGTCTCCCTGGTCGCGATCCTGGACGCGGACAAGGAAGGCTTCCTGCGCTCGTCCACGTCGCTCATCCAGACCATCGGCCGTGCGGCCCGTAACGTCTCGGGCCAGGTCCACATGTACGCGGACCGGATCACGGACTCGATGGCCCTGGCCATCGAGGAGACCAACCGCCGTCGTGAGATCCAGGTGGCTTACAACAAGGAGCACGGGGTCGACCCGCAGCCGCTGCGGAAGAAGATCGCGGACATCACGGACCAGCTGGCCCGCGAGGACGCGGACACTCAGGAGCTCCTCTCCGGGGCCAAGCGCAATGGCAAGGGCTCCACGGCGGCCGTGGAGAAGGCCAGTGCCACGGTGCGCAGGGACGGCCTGGCGGCCGCGCCCGCCACCGAGCTGGTGGGCCTGATCGAGCAGATGACCGAACAGATGCACGCCGCTGCGGCCGAGCTGCAGTTCGAGCTCGCCGCCCGGCTCCGTGACGAGGTGGGCGATCTGAAGAAGGAACTGCGCCAGATGCAGGCGGCAGGTCACGCGTAG
- a CDS encoding TerC family protein: MPDLPLWFEVGSFVVLGIVLLIDLLMVLKRPHEPSMKEAGLWVGFYVTLALVFAGLMFAFTGPEYGSQFVAGWVTEYSLSIDNLFVFIIIMARFSVPRKYQQEALMVGIIIALVLRGIFILLGAVIIEQFSWVFYIFGAFLLWTAYNQAKDDSEDDEDGGDNRLVRWFSKILPMHNEFNGGKATVKINGKRLFTPMLLVFLTLGMTDLIFALDSIPAIFGLTKSPFIVFTANIFALMGLRQLYFLLGGLMERLIYLKHALSIILAFIGFKLIFHAMHENELPFINGGQHIEWAPDIPTSFSLIFILGTIVLAVVASLAVSKKREGREATEHQISRTAERVAHQQEVVARREAEAQAVAQAEAGEPAEPGKAPEQR, from the coding sequence GTGCCTGATCTTCCCCTCTGGTTTGAGGTCGGATCCTTCGTGGTCCTCGGCATCGTCCTCCTCATCGATCTCCTGATGGTCCTCAAGCGGCCCCACGAACCCTCCATGAAGGAGGCTGGTCTCTGGGTCGGCTTCTACGTGACGCTCGCACTCGTGTTCGCCGGACTGATGTTCGCGTTCACCGGCCCCGAGTACGGCAGTCAGTTCGTGGCCGGCTGGGTCACCGAATACAGCCTGAGCATCGACAACCTGTTCGTCTTCATCATCATCATGGCGCGCTTCTCGGTGCCCCGGAAGTACCAGCAGGAAGCCCTCATGGTGGGCATCATCATCGCGCTGGTCCTGCGCGGCATCTTCATCCTGCTGGGCGCCGTGATCATCGAGCAGTTCTCCTGGGTGTTCTACATCTTCGGCGCCTTCCTCCTCTGGACCGCGTACAACCAGGCCAAGGACGACAGCGAGGATGACGAGGACGGCGGCGACAACCGCCTGGTCCGCTGGTTCTCCAAGATCCTCCCGATGCACAACGAGTTCAACGGCGGCAAAGCCACCGTCAAGATCAACGGCAAGCGCCTCTTCACCCCGATGCTCCTGGTCTTCCTGACCCTCGGCATGACGGACCTGATCTTCGCCCTGGACTCCATCCCCGCGATCTTCGGCCTCACGAAGAGCCCGTTCATCGTGTTCACGGCCAACATCTTCGCCCTCATGGGTCTGCGCCAGCTGTACTTCCTGCTGGGCGGTCTCATGGAACGGCTCATCTACCTCAAGCACGCGCTGTCGATCATCCTGGCCTTCATCGGCTTCAAGCTGATCTTCCACGCCATGCATGAGAACGAACTGCCGTTCATCAACGGCGGCCAGCACATCGAGTGGGCCCCGGACATCCCCACGTCGTTCTCGTTGATCTTCATCCTCGGCACCATCGTCCTGGCCGTGGTCGCAAGCCTGGCGGTCTCGAAGAAGCGCGAGGGCCGTGAGGCGACGGAGCACCAGATCAGCCGCACGGCTGAGCGTGTGGCGCACCAGCAGGAGGTCGTGGCACGACGCGAAGCCGAGGCGCAGGCTGTGGCACAGGCCGAGGCCGGGGAGCCGGCGGAACCCGGCAAGGCGCCCGAACAGCGCTGA
- a CDS encoding IMPACT family protein produces MVPEAEDSRATRYTTLAAGPDFRHELEIKRSRFITVLRRVEDEDGARVLIAELRREFHDARHHCSAFILGPDRMTQRSSDDGEPSGTAGIPMLEALNRRETANGVADLSDVCAVVVRYFGGILLGAGGLVRAYSDSVSQAADRAPWVTRQRLRLADVPVGFADAGKLENEIRSAGLHVVGTGYGAGHATLRVAFDDDAATLDRVQRTVLSLSAGAYDARPGGTEWVDLTR; encoded by the coding sequence CTGGTGCCTGAAGCCGAAGACAGCCGCGCGACGCGGTACACGACGCTCGCCGCTGGTCCGGATTTCCGCCATGAACTCGAGATCAAGCGGTCACGCTTCATCACGGTGCTCCGCCGGGTGGAGGACGAAGACGGGGCCCGTGTGCTGATCGCCGAACTCCGCCGCGAATTCCACGACGCCCGGCACCATTGCAGCGCCTTCATCCTCGGCCCCGACCGGATGACGCAGCGCTCGAGCGATGACGGCGAGCCGTCCGGCACAGCGGGCATTCCGATGCTGGAAGCCCTCAACCGCCGCGAGACCGCGAACGGAGTGGCCGACCTGAGCGACGTCTGCGCCGTCGTCGTGCGCTACTTCGGCGGAATCCTGCTGGGCGCCGGCGGGCTGGTGCGCGCCTATTCCGACTCCGTGTCCCAGGCCGCCGACCGCGCGCCGTGGGTGACCCGCCAGCGCCTGCGGCTGGCGGATGTTCCGGTGGGTTTCGCCGATGCGGGAAAGCTCGAAAACGAGATCAGGTCCGCAGGGCTCCACGTCGTCGGCACGGGGTACGGTGCGGGTCATGCCACCCTCAGGGTGGCCTTCGACGACGACGCGGCCACCCTGGACCGCGTGCAGCGGACCGTCCTCTCGCTCAGTGCGGGTGCTTATGATGCCCGTCCCGGCGGCACGGAATGGGTCGATCTGACGAGATGA
- a CDS encoding DEAD/DEAH box helicase, translating to MKLLDSLPATGRLNDDDAYTAFVEWVESRGLSLYPAQDEAAMELAGGANVILATPTGSGKSMVAIAAHFYAMSRGERSYYTAPIKALVSEKFFALCDIFGAENVGMVTGDSSVNADAPIICCTAEILANVALREGSQAELGAVIMDEFHFYSDPQRGWAWQVPLLELPQAQFLLMSATLGDVTRFEKGLTDLTGCASVTVSSAERPIPLHFYYGMKPMAETLEELLETRQVPVYVVHFSQLEAIERAQSLMSVNMCTREEKDKIAELIAGFRFSAGFGKTLNRLVRHGIGVHHAGMLPKYRRLVEQLAQAGLLKVICGTDTLGVGINVPIRTVVLTALSKFDGVRTRLLNAREFHQIAGRAGRAGYDTAGTVVVQAPEHTIENAKAMAKAVAKFGDDQKKLRQVVKKKPPEGFVSWGEPTFQRLVASIPEPLSSSFTITHAMLLNLLERPGDPFAATRHLLESNHEPRGRQLELMRKSLGIYRELLAADVVERIPEAERGPDGRTVRLTVHLQDNFALNQPLSPFALAALDLLDPESPSYALDVVSVIESTLDKPRQILAAQLKKAKTDAVAAMKAEGLEYEQRMKALEEVSYPQPLAELLLEAFDTYRRAAPWVGDFELTPKSVVRDMYERAMSFGEFVQYYGLARSEGIVLRYLSDAIKALRQTVPADALREDLEDLIAWLGELVRQVDSSLLDEWEELSNPHDHTEDPLLPPAPPRLTDNVRAFRVMVRNEMFRRVELFADEDSRALAELDGDAGWHSDRWEDVLDDYYDEHDDISTGADARGPQLLLITEHRDRWDVRQIFADPAGNHDWGISAVVDLAASDEAGSAVIKVLDVNRL from the coding sequence GTGAAGCTCCTTGACAGTCTCCCCGCCACCGGCCGCCTGAACGATGACGATGCGTACACGGCCTTCGTCGAGTGGGTCGAATCCCGGGGGCTGTCCCTTTACCCCGCGCAGGATGAGGCGGCCATGGAGCTGGCGGGCGGCGCGAACGTCATCCTCGCCACCCCCACAGGGTCCGGGAAGTCGATGGTCGCCATCGCCGCGCATTTCTACGCGATGTCCCGCGGCGAACGCAGCTACTACACCGCTCCGATCAAGGCCCTGGTCTCCGAGAAATTCTTCGCGCTCTGCGACATCTTCGGAGCCGAGAACGTCGGCATGGTCACCGGCGACTCCTCCGTGAACGCTGACGCGCCCATCATCTGCTGCACGGCCGAGATCCTGGCCAACGTCGCGCTCCGCGAAGGCTCACAAGCCGAGCTCGGCGCCGTCATCATGGACGAGTTCCACTTCTACTCGGATCCCCAGCGCGGCTGGGCCTGGCAGGTGCCGCTCCTGGAACTGCCGCAGGCGCAATTCCTCCTCATGTCCGCCACGCTGGGCGACGTCACCCGCTTCGAGAAAGGCCTCACCGACCTGACCGGCTGCGCTTCGGTGACCGTGAGCTCCGCCGAGCGGCCGATCCCGCTGCACTTCTACTACGGCATGAAGCCCATGGCCGAGACCCTGGAAGAACTGCTGGAGACACGGCAAGTCCCCGTCTACGTGGTGCACTTCAGCCAACTGGAGGCCATCGAGCGCGCGCAGAGCCTCATGAGCGTCAACATGTGCACGCGCGAGGAGAAGGACAAGATCGCCGAACTCATCGCGGGCTTCCGGTTCTCCGCGGGCTTCGGCAAGACCCTGAACCGGCTGGTCCGGCATGGAATCGGCGTGCACCACGCAGGCATGCTGCCCAAGTACCGCCGCCTGGTGGAGCAGCTCGCCCAGGCGGGCCTTCTCAAGGTCATCTGCGGCACGGACACGCTCGGCGTCGGCATCAACGTACCCATCCGCACCGTGGTGCTCACGGCGCTCAGCAAGTTCGACGGCGTGCGCACCCGATTGCTCAATGCACGCGAGTTCCACCAGATCGCGGGCCGCGCGGGCCGCGCCGGCTACGACACCGCCGGGACGGTGGTGGTCCAGGCGCCGGAGCACACGATCGAGAACGCCAAGGCGATGGCCAAGGCCGTGGCGAAATTCGGCGATGACCAGAAGAAGCTCCGCCAGGTCGTCAAGAAGAAGCCGCCGGAGGGCTTCGTCTCCTGGGGCGAGCCGACGTTCCAGCGCCTGGTCGCTTCCATCCCGGAGCCCCTCTCCTCCAGCTTCACCATCACCCACGCCATGCTGCTGAACCTGCTGGAACGTCCGGGCGACCCGTTCGCAGCCACGCGGCACCTCCTGGAGTCGAACCACGAGCCCCGCGGCCGTCAGCTGGAGCTGATGCGGAAGTCACTGGGCATTTACCGCGAGCTGCTGGCCGCCGACGTGGTCGAGCGGATCCCGGAGGCTGAACGCGGACCGGACGGGCGCACCGTGCGGCTCACCGTCCACCTGCAGGACAACTTCGCGCTCAACCAGCCGCTCTCCCCCTTCGCGCTGGCCGCACTGGACCTCCTGGACCCGGAGTCGCCGTCGTACGCCCTGGATGTCGTCTCGGTGATCGAGTCCACGCTGGACAAGCCGCGCCAGATCCTCGCGGCCCAGCTGAAGAAGGCGAAGACGGACGCCGTCGCGGCAATGAAGGCCGAGGGGCTGGAGTACGAGCAGCGGATGAAGGCCCTCGAAGAGGTCAGCTACCCCCAGCCCCTGGCTGAGTTGCTGCTCGAGGCGTTCGACACCTACCGCCGGGCGGCCCCCTGGGTCGGTGACTTCGAGCTGACTCCGAAGTCGGTGGTCCGCGACATGTACGAACGAGCCATGAGCTTCGGTGAGTTCGTGCAGTACTACGGCCTCGCGCGCAGCGAGGGCATCGTGCTGCGGTATCTCAGCGATGCCATCAAGGCCCTGCGCCAGACAGTCCCCGCCGACGCCCTGCGCGAGGATCTCGAAGACCTCATCGCGTGGCTCGGCGAGCTGGTGCGGCAGGTCGACTCCAGTCTCCTGGACGAGTGGGAGGAGCTGAGCAATCCCCACGACCACACCGAGGATCCCCTGCTGCCGCCCGCGCCGCCCCGTCTGACCGACAATGTTCGCGCGTTCCGGGTCATGGTCCGCAATGAGATGTTCCGCCGCGTGGAGCTGTTCGCGGACGAGGACTCCCGGGCCCTGGCGGAGCTCGACGGCGACGCCGGCTGGCACTCCGACCGCTGGGAGGACGTGCTGGACGACTACTACGACGAGCACGACGACATCAGCACGGGCGCCGACGCCCGCGGGCCCCAGCTGCTCCTCATCACGGAGCACCGGGACCGCTGGGACGTCCGCCAGATCTTCGCCGATCCGGCGGGGAATCATGACTGGGGCATCTCCGCGGTGGTGGACCTGGCGGCCTCGGATGAGGCCGGCAGCGCCGTGATCAAGGTCCTGGACGTGAACCGGCTCTGA
- a CDS encoding GNAT family N-acetyltransferase: MSRIREATRADVRDIHQMIVDLAVYEKEPDAVRNTPEELEKHLFDGHPAIYAAIAEDDLGRTRGFALWFLNYSTWEGVHGIYLEDLYVKPEARSEGHGKALLTHLASVAVERGYARVEWSVLDWNEPSIRFYRSLGAVPMDGWSTFRLTGDALQAVGTGEGASAVTA; the protein is encoded by the coding sequence ATGAGCCGCATCAGAGAAGCCACCCGCGCAGACGTCCGTGACATCCACCAGATGATCGTGGACCTGGCCGTTTACGAGAAGGAGCCGGACGCCGTCCGCAACACGCCGGAGGAGCTGGAGAAGCACCTCTTCGACGGCCACCCCGCCATCTACGCCGCGATCGCGGAGGACGACCTCGGCCGGACCCGCGGTTTCGCGCTCTGGTTCCTGAACTACTCCACGTGGGAAGGCGTCCACGGCATCTACCTGGAGGACCTTTACGTGAAGCCGGAGGCCCGAAGTGAGGGCCACGGCAAGGCCCTCCTGACCCACCTGGCCTCGGTCGCCGTGGAACGCGGCTACGCCCGGGTGGAGTGGAGCGTCCTGGACTGGAACGAGCCGTCCATCCGCTTCTACCGTTCGCTGGGCGCCGTGCCCATGGACGGCTGGTCGACCTTCCGCCTCACCGGCGACGCGCTGCAGGCCGTCGGGACCGGTGAGGGCGCGTCGGCGGTGACCGCATGA
- a CDS encoding alpha/beta hydrolase has protein sequence MTPVADHREGAVHEFRGVRTADHFFTVPLRPTDPDSETLEVFAREYGPSGLSDEQRDGLPWLLFFQGGPGFPGNRWTALSGWAKAATEHFRVLMLDQRGTGLSTPVEAATLAARGDAAAQAEYLTHFRHDSIVADAEAIREVLGIERWSIFGQSFGGWCSLAYLSLAPASLREVLITGGLAPLQGSPDRVYRATYARMEARNREYFGWYPEDRALVNRIAAHLREVPEFLPRGDRLTVERFQMLGMYLGGNTRVDSLHYLLEKAFIQTPEGERLSQWFLAQLPAYLDFAPNPLYAVIHESIYAQEAATDWSSWRVLREFPQFSPEAEDVLLTGEMIQPWLFEQDPTLQPLTEVAELLAAKQGWPRVFDLDVLATNTVPVAAAVYADDVFVDRELSLETAASVRGLKTWVTPDFHHDGIADDGEAIFRRLLTMARGGDVADA, from the coding sequence ATGACACCCGTCGCCGATCACCGCGAAGGCGCCGTCCACGAATTCCGCGGCGTCCGCACAGCGGACCACTTCTTCACCGTGCCATTGCGGCCGACGGATCCCGACAGCGAGACCCTGGAGGTCTTCGCCCGCGAGTACGGTCCGTCCGGTCTGAGCGATGAGCAGCGGGACGGCCTTCCCTGGCTGCTCTTCTTCCAGGGCGGGCCCGGTTTCCCCGGCAACCGCTGGACGGCGCTGAGCGGCTGGGCGAAGGCGGCCACCGAGCACTTCCGGGTCCTCATGCTGGACCAACGCGGCACGGGTCTCTCCACTCCGGTGGAGGCGGCGACGCTCGCCGCCCGCGGTGACGCGGCGGCCCAGGCGGAGTACCTGACCCATTTCCGCCATGATTCCATCGTGGCCGACGCCGAGGCGATCCGTGAAGTGCTCGGCATCGAGCGCTGGAGCATCTTCGGCCAGAGCTTCGGCGGCTGGTGCTCCCTGGCGTATCTATCGCTCGCTCCGGCGTCGCTCCGCGAGGTGCTCATCACCGGTGGCCTCGCTCCCCTGCAGGGTTCACCGGACCGGGTCTACCGCGCGACCTACGCACGGATGGAGGCCCGGAACCGCGAGTACTTCGGCTGGTATCCGGAGGACCGCGCCCTGGTGAACAGGATCGCGGCGCATCTCCGTGAGGTCCCGGAGTTCCTGCCCCGCGGTGACCGGCTCACCGTGGAGCGCTTCCAGATGCTCGGCATGTACCTGGGCGGGAACACCCGGGTCGATTCGCTGCACTACCTCCTGGAGAAGGCCTTCATCCAGACTCCGGAAGGGGAACGGCTCTCCCAGTGGTTCCTGGCCCAGCTGCCGGCCTACCTGGACTTCGCCCCGAACCCGCTGTATGCGGTGATCCACGAGTCGATCTACGCCCAGGAGGCGGCGACGGACTGGTCCTCCTGGCGGGTGCTGCGGGAGTTCCCGCAGTTCTCCCCCGAAGCCGAGGACGTCCTGCTCACGGGCGAGATGATCCAGCCCTGGCTGTTCGAACAGGACCCGACCCTGCAGCCCCTCACCGAGGTCGCGGAGCTCCTGGCCGCCAAGCAGGGCTGGCCCCGCGTCTTCGACCTGGACGTCCTCGCGACCAACACGGTCCCCGTGGCGGCCGCCGTTTACGCGGACGACGTCTTCGTGGACCGGGAGCTCTCCCTCGAGACGGCAGCGTCCGTCCGCGGGCTGAAGACCTGGGTCACCCCGGACTTCCACCATGACGGGATCGCCGACGACGGCGAGGCCATCTTCCGCCGCCTCCTCACCATGGCGCGAGGCGGGGACGTCGCGGACGCCTGA
- a CDS encoding RidA family protein produces the protein MDITTLQPEGLVKSPAFSHVAIVPPGATTIYVGGQNGVDESGRVVSDDAAEQSLRAVENARVALAAAGAGLSDVVQWTVLIQADADLRAAYGAIAPLLAREGAPPLVTAALVAGLGVPGALIELSAVAAVVR, from the coding sequence ATGGACATCACCACCCTGCAGCCCGAGGGCCTCGTGAAGAGCCCTGCCTTCAGTCATGTCGCCATCGTCCCGCCCGGAGCGACCACCATCTACGTCGGTGGTCAGAACGGGGTGGACGAGAGCGGCCGTGTCGTCTCCGACGATGCCGCGGAGCAGTCACTCCGTGCCGTGGAGAACGCCCGGGTCGCCCTCGCGGCGGCCGGCGCCGGGCTGAGCGACGTGGTCCAGTGGACCGTGCTGATCCAGGCCGACGCCGACCTGCGCGCCGCGTATGGCGCGATCGCACCGCTGCTCGCGCGGGAGGGCGCCCCTCCCCTGGTCACCGCGGCTCTCGTCGCGGGGCTGGGTGTGCCGGGAGCCCTCATCGAGCTCAGCGCGGTGGCCGCCGTCGTGCGCTGA